In the Wyeomyia smithii strain HCP4-BCI-WySm-NY-G18 chromosome 2, ASM2978416v1, whole genome shotgun sequence genome, one interval contains:
- the LOC129723626 gene encoding coenzyme Q-binding protein COQ10, mitochondrial produces the protein MTTQVVQHVLLSRTLPQFKRHHPLYSTCRTLFDFTPITKTRRDFKQKKLAGYSMDQLYSVVADVENYYTFVPFCKKSHVYTKKPGSLKADLIIGFPPLNESYTSNVTLVRPTLVKAECVDGRLFNYLLTAWQFSPGLKDIPQSCVIDFMVAFEFKSALHSQLSNLFFDQIVKQMEYAFIHEAKNRYGRPSIKSHVLVANKS, from the exons ATGACAACACAAGTAGTGCAGCATGTATTACTCTCCCGCACTTTACCACAGTTCAAAAGACATCACCCCTT ATACTCCACATGTCGTACCCTATTTGATTTCACTCCAATAACAAAGACGAGGCGTGACTTTAAACAGAAGAAATTAGCAGG CTATTCTATGGATCAACTATATTCTGTCGTAGCTGATGTAGAAAATTACTATACGTTTGTACCATTCTGCAAAAAATCCCACGTTTACACCAAAAAACCTGGCTCACTGAAAGCAGACCTAATCATAGGCTTCCCACCGCTAAACGAGAGTTACACTTCGAACGTGACCCTGGTGCGACCAACACTGGTTAAAGCAGAGTGTGTAGACGGTCGGCTGTTTAATTACTTGCTAACGGCGTGGCAGTTCAGTCCGGGTCTCAAGGACATACCGCAGTCCTGTGTAATCGATTTCATGGTCGCGTTCGAGTTCAAGTCCGCACTGCATTCGCAGCTATCGAATCTGTTCTTCGACCAGATTGTGAAGCAAATGGAGTATGCGTTTATTCACGAGGCGAAGAACCGCTACGGAAGGCCGTCAATCAAGAGTCACGTGCTAGTGGCTAACAAATCGTAA
- the LOC129723629 gene encoding peptidyl-prolyl cis-trans isomerase H: protein MPTWNQIQAQLRHPNNPVVFMDITVGTSEIGRMVFELFADVVPKTCENFRQFCTGEYKKDGVPIGYKGSSFHRVIKDFMIQGGDFVNGDGTGVMSIYGNNTFPDEGFLLKHEAPGLLSMANSGKDTNGCQFFITCAKCNFLDYKHVVFGRVLDGLLIMRKIENVPTGPNNKPKLPVVISQCGQM, encoded by the exons ATGCCAACCTGGAATCAGATTCAGGCCCAACTGCGGCATCCTAATAATCCAGTGGTGTTCATGGACATCACAGTGGGAACCTCG GAGATCGGCCGAATGGTGTTTGAGCTTTTCGCCGATGTGGTTCCTAAAACGTGCGAAAATTTTCGCCAATTCTGTACTGGCGAGTACAAAAAGGATGGTGTACCAATCGGATACAAAGGTTCTAGCTTTCATCGTGTTATAAAAGACTTCATGATTCAGGGTGGAGATTTCGTAAAT GGTGACGGTACCGGCGTAATGAGCATTTATGGCAATAATACATTCCCGGATGAAGGTTTCCTACTTAAACATGAAGCTCCTGGTCTGTTGTCTATGGCCAACAGTGGGAAAGACACCAACGGTTGTCAGTTTTTCATCACTTGCGCTAAGTGTAACTTTCTCGACTATAAGCACGTTGTGTTCGGAAGGGTTCTGGATGGTCTgttaattatgcgaaaaatagaaaatgtgCCGACTGGTCCAAACAACAAGCCAAAGCTGCCTGTAGTGATTTCGCAATGCGGACAAATGTAA
- the LOC129723619 gene encoding aromatic-L-amino-acid decarboxylase, translated as MNAEEFRVYGKQMIDYICDYGNTIEERDVAPTVDPGFLRQLLPDEAPQKGEDFKRMLEDVEHNIMPNMVHWNHPRFFAYFPSGNSYPSILGDMLSSAIGSIGFSWASSPAATELEAIVLDWYAKALDLPAFFRTDYAYGSGGGVLQGSASEGVLVCMMAARARAIKALKGDNHEVHDSVYLPQLVAYASKEAHSSIEKAAKMAIVQLRVLETDSHGVFRGKTLQEAIERDLERGLTPFFVVATVGTTSACVFDNLVEIGEVCKKVPSIWFHVDGAYAGNSFILPEMRRFKNGLEHADSFNTNPNKLLLTNFDCSAMWVKDVKLLTTALAVDPLYLQHDHRGAVDFRHYGIALSRRFRALKLWFVFRTYGIIGLQRYIRNHIALAKRFESLVMLDDRFEVRNDVNLGLVCFRLKRHDCINRDLLARINHSKKFHMTPAMVGGKYIIRFCVTYEHATPEHIDYAWEEIKNFAEETLAAEDGGKVDKQPISKKVPKKLTRSMSTRFSFTRSVSREIYERQNSRSQLTDGATPIVIIDTDEILQNLQRASSRVNGSDRPSNQVELYETDSTDEASN; from the exons ATGAACGCCGAGGAATTCCGTGTTTACGGAAAGCAGATGATCGACTATATCTGTGATTATGGAAACACCATCGAGGAACGGGACGTTGCACCGACGGTCGATCCCGGCTTTTTGCGTCAACTGTTGCCAG ATGAAGCCCCTCAAAAGGGTGAAGACTTCAAGCGAATGCTGGAGGACGTCGAACACAACATCATGCCCAATATGGTGCACTGGAATCATCCGCGGTTTTTTGCCTACTTCCCGTCCGGAAACTCGTACCCATCGATCCTAGGCGACATGCTGAGCAGTGCCATCGGGTCAATTGGTTTCTCATGG GCTTCATCCCCGGCGGCTACTGAGCTGGAAGCGATTGTATTAGACTGGTACGCTAAGGCATTGGATCTGCCGGCTTTCTTCCGAACTGATTATGCTTACGGTAGCGGGGGTGGCGTCCTGCAGGGATCAGCCTCAGAGGGTGTACTGGTTTGTATGATGGCCGCACGTGCACGGGCCATCAAGGCATTGAAAGGAGATAACCACGAGGTACACGACAGCGTCTATTTGCCCCAGCTGGTGGCTTACGCATCAAAGGAAGCGCACTCATCGATTGAGAAGGCAGCCAAGATGGCAATCGTTCAACTAAGAGTTCTCGAAACGGACAGTCACGGGGTGTTCCGAGGAAAAACATTACAAGAGGCTATCGAGCGAGATTTGGAGAGGGGATTGACACCATTTTTCGTGGTCGCCACTGTCGGAACGACATCGGCTTGCGTCTTTGATAATCTGGTTGAAATTGGTGAAGTTTGCAAAAAAGTACCAAGCATTTGGTTCCACGTGGACGGGGCGTACGCTGGAAATTCATTCATTCTGCCAGAGATGCGACGCTTTAAGAACGGTCTAGAGCATGCCGACTCGTTCAACACCAATCCCAATAAGTTACTACTAACTAACTTTGACTGCTCAGCTATGTGGGTTAAGGATGTTAAGCTTCTCACTACAGCCTTGGCGGTGGACCCACTCTATCTACAGCATGACCATAGGGGAGCCGTTGATTTCCGCCATTATGGAATTGCACTCAGTCGTCGATTCCGAGCGCTGAAATTGTGGTTCGTCTTTAGGACTTATGGAATCATCGGGCTGCAACGATACATTCGCAATCACATTGCCTTGGCTAAGCGCTTCGAATCTCTTGTCATGTTGGATGATCGCTTTGAAGTACGTAATGATGTCAACCTCGGGCTGGTTTGTTTCCGTTTGAA AAGACACGACTGCATTAATCGTGATTTACTCGCTCGCATCAATCATTCCAAGAAGTTTCACATGACACCGGCCATGGTTGGAGGCAAATATATAATAAGATTCTGCGTTACTTATGAGCATGCCACTCCGGAACATATTG ATTACgcttgggaagaaattaaaaactTCGCTGAGGAAACATTGGCCGCGGAGGACGGCGGCAAGGTTGATAAGCAGCCGATCAGTAAGAAAGTCCCGAAGAAGCTCACCCGCAGCATGTCAACCCGGTTCTCCTTCACGCGCAGCGTGTCGCGCGAGATTTACGAGCGACAAAACAGCCG ATCGCAACTCACGGATGGTGCCACCCCGATTGTTATCATCGACACCGATGAGATCTTACAGAACCTGCAGCGAGCGTCTTCGAGGGTAAACGGTTCGGATCGACCCTCCAACCAGGTAGAACTGTACGAAACCGACAGCACGGATGAAGCTAGCAATTGA